One window from the genome of Streptomyces sp. NBC_00708 encodes:
- a CDS encoding DciA family protein, with protein MSGDGEGKTPGPEDRAKPAEPSGVDLARVALRAAKEQARARGAAAQQKKQARRGGGLRSGARADGRDPLPLGSAINRLITERGWETPAAVGGVMGRWPQIVGEDLALHCVPVRYDEEPDQRVLTVQCDSTVWATQLRLLAPQLVARLNADLGNGTVRMIKVQGPGGPQRRFGPLRAPGSTGPGDTYG; from the coding sequence GTGAGCGGCGACGGAGAGGGGAAGACCCCGGGCCCCGAGGACCGGGCGAAGCCGGCCGAGCCGTCCGGGGTGGACCTGGCCCGGGTGGCCCTGCGCGCGGCGAAGGAGCAGGCGCGGGCCCGCGGTGCGGCGGCGCAGCAGAAGAAGCAGGCGCGGCGGGGCGGCGGGCTGCGTTCAGGGGCGCGGGCGGACGGGCGTGATCCGCTGCCGCTGGGCTCGGCGATCAACCGGCTGATCACCGAGCGCGGCTGGGAGACCCCGGCGGCGGTGGGCGGGGTGATGGGCCGCTGGCCGCAGATCGTCGGTGAAGATCTCGCCCTCCACTGCGTGCCGGTGCGGTACGACGAGGAACCGGACCAGCGGGTGCTGACGGTTCAGTGCGATTCGACGGTGTGGGCGACGCAGCTGAGGCTGCTGGCCCCCCAGCTGGTGGCCCGGCTCAACGCGGACCTGGGCAACGGCACGGTGCGGATGATCAAGGTGCAGGGTCCGGGCGGCCCGCAGCGCCGGTTCGGTCCGCTCAGGGCCCCGGGGAGCACGGGCCCCGGCGACACCTACGGCTGA
- the recF gene encoding DNA replication/repair protein RecF, with protein MHVTHLSLADFRSYARVEVPLDPGVIAFVGANGQGKTNLVEAVGYLATLGSHRVSSDAPLVRMGAERAVIRAAVTQGERSQLVELELNPGRANRARINRSSQVRPRDVLGIVRTVLFAPEDLALVKGDPGERRRFLDELVTARSPRMAGVRSDYERVLKQRNTLLKSAAMARRHGGRSLDLSTLDVWDQHLAGVGAEMLAQRLDLIATLQPLADKAYGDVAPGGGPVTLDYRSTVGAEAGPARTREELYAQIVEALAGVRKQEIERGVTLVGPHRDDLVLGLRGMPAKGYASHGESWSYALALRLASYELLRSEGNEPVLVLDDVFAELDARRRERLAELVAPAEQVLVTAAVDDDVPGALAGTRYAVTAGEVERV; from the coding sequence ATGCACGTCACGCATCTGTCGCTGGCCGACTTCCGCTCGTACGCCCGGGTCGAGGTGCCCCTCGACCCGGGCGTCATCGCGTTCGTGGGGGCCAACGGCCAGGGCAAGACGAATCTGGTCGAGGCCGTCGGCTATCTCGCCACGCTCGGCAGCCACCGCGTCTCCTCGGACGCCCCGCTCGTCCGCATGGGCGCCGAGCGTGCGGTGATCAGGGCGGCCGTCACCCAGGGCGAGCGCTCGCAGCTGGTCGAGCTGGAGCTCAACCCGGGCCGGGCCAACCGCGCCCGGATCAATAGATCGTCGCAGGTCAGGCCGCGTGATGTGCTGGGCATCGTGCGGACGGTGCTGTTCGCGCCGGAGGACCTGGCGCTGGTGAAGGGCGACCCCGGCGAGCGCCGGCGGTTCCTGGACGAGCTGGTCACCGCGCGCTCGCCGAGGATGGCCGGGGTGCGTTCCGACTACGAGCGGGTTCTGAAGCAGCGGAACACCCTGCTGAAGTCCGCGGCGATGGCGCGCAGGCACGGCGGACGCTCCCTGGACCTGTCGACGCTCGACGTGTGGGACCAGCACCTGGCCGGGGTCGGCGCGGAAATGCTGGCGCAGCGCCTGGACCTGATCGCCACGCTCCAGCCACTGGCGGACAAGGCGTACGGGGACGTCGCGCCGGGCGGAGGGCCGGTGACGCTGGACTACCGCAGCACCGTCGGCGCCGAAGCCGGCCCCGCGCGCACGCGCGAAGAGCTGTACGCCCAGATCGTCGAGGCCCTGGCCGGCGTCCGCAAGCAGGAGATCGAGCGCGGCGTGACACTGGTCGGCCCGCACCGCGACGACTTGGTGCTGGGGCTGCGCGGGATGCCCGCGAAGGGGTACGCGAGCCACGGGGAGTCCTGGTCGTACGCGCTGGCGCTGCGGCTGGCCTCGTACGAGCTGCTGCGGAGCGAGGGCAACGAACCGGTGCTGGTGCTGGACGACGTCTTCGCCGAGCTGGACGCCCGCCGCCGGGAGCGGCTGGCGGAGCTGGTGGCGCCGGCCGAGCAGGTGCTGGTCACGGCGGCGGTGGACGACGACGTGCCGGGGGCGCTCGCCGGGACGCGGTACGCGGTGACCGCCGGTGAGGTGGAGCGGGTGTGA
- the gnd gene encoding decarboxylating 6-phosphogluconate dehydrogenase translates to MELGLVGLGKMGGNMRERIRRAGHTVIGYDRNPDLADVHSLEELVGKLKGPRVVWVMVPAGAATQSTVDELAELLSPGDIVVDGGNSRWTDDEKHAEELRRKGIGFVDCGVSGGVWGLENGYALMYGGDTEDVAKVQPIFDALKPEGDFGSVHAGKVGAGHFAKMVHNGIEYAMMQAYAEGWELLEKVDSVTDVREVFRSWQEGTVIRSWLLDLAVNALDDDEHLDKLRGYAADSGEGRWTVEAAIDNAVPLPAITASLFARFASRQDDSPQMKMIAALRNQFGGHAVENKK, encoded by the coding sequence ATGGAGCTCGGTCTCGTCGGCCTCGGCAAGATGGGCGGCAACATGCGCGAGCGCATCCGCCGCGCAGGCCACACCGTCATCGGTTACGACCGCAATCCGGATCTCGCCGATGTCCACAGCCTGGAAGAGCTTGTGGGCAAGCTCAAGGGCCCCCGGGTCGTGTGGGTGATGGTGCCGGCCGGAGCCGCGACCCAGTCGACGGTCGACGAGCTGGCCGAGCTGCTCTCGCCCGGCGACATCGTCGTGGACGGCGGGAACAGCCGCTGGACCGACGACGAGAAGCACGCGGAGGAGCTGCGCCGCAAGGGCATCGGCTTCGTCGACTGCGGCGTCTCCGGCGGTGTCTGGGGCCTGGAGAACGGCTACGCGCTCATGTACGGCGGCGACACCGAGGACGTGGCGAAGGTCCAGCCGATCTTCGACGCGCTCAAGCCCGAGGGCGACTTCGGCTCGGTCCACGCGGGCAAGGTCGGCGCCGGCCACTTCGCGAAGATGGTCCACAACGGCATCGAGTACGCCATGATGCAGGCCTATGCCGAGGGCTGGGAGCTCCTGGAGAAGGTCGACTCCGTCACCGACGTGCGCGAGGTCTTCCGCTCCTGGCAGGAGGGCACGGTCATCCGCTCCTGGCTGCTCGACCTGGCGGTCAACGCCCTCGACGACGACGAGCACCTCGACAAGCTCCGCGGCTACGCCGCCGACTCGGGCGAGGGCCGCTGGACGGTGGAGGCCGCGATCGACAACGCCGTGCCGCTGCCCGCGATCACCGCGTCGCTCTTCGCGCGCTTCGCCTCGCGCCAGGACGACTCCCCGCAGATGAAGATGATCGCCGCGCTGCGCAACCAGTTCGGTGGCCACGCGGTCGAGAACAAGAAGTAA
- the dnaN gene encoding DNA polymerase III subunit beta, translated as MKIRVERDVLAEAVAWVARSLPARPPAPVLAGLLLKAEDGALSFSSFDYEVSARVSVEAEVEEDGTVLVSGRLLADICRALPNRPVEISTDGVRATVSCGSSRFTLHTLPVEEYPALPQMPTATGTVPGEVFASAAAQVAIAAGRDDTLPVLTGVRIEIEGDTVTLASTDRYRFAVREFLWKPEDPEASAVALVPAKTLLDTAKALTSGDTVTLALSGSGAGEGLIGFEGAGRRTTTRLLEGDLPKYRTLFPTEFNSVAVIETAPFVEAVKRVALVAERNTPVRLSFEQGVLILEAGSSDDAQAVERVDAVLEGDDISIAFNPTFLLDGLSAIDSPVAQLSFTTSTKPALLSGRPAVDAEADDAYKYLIMPVRLSG; from the coding sequence GTGAAGATCCGGGTGGAGCGCGATGTACTCGCGGAGGCGGTGGCCTGGGTGGCCCGCAGCCTCCCGGCCCGTCCGCCGGCGCCCGTTCTCGCGGGCCTTCTGCTGAAGGCCGAGGACGGAGCACTCAGCTTCTCCAGCTTCGACTACGAGGTCTCGGCCCGGGTCTCGGTGGAGGCCGAGGTCGAGGAGGACGGCACCGTCCTCGTCTCCGGCCGGCTCCTCGCCGACATCTGCCGCGCCCTCCCCAACCGCCCGGTCGAGATCTCCACAGACGGTGTACGGGCGACGGTCTCCTGCGGCTCCTCGCGATTCACACTCCACACCCTTCCTGTGGAGGAGTACCCGGCACTTCCGCAGATGCCGACCGCGACCGGCACCGTTCCCGGTGAGGTCTTCGCCTCCGCCGCCGCCCAGGTCGCCATCGCCGCGGGCCGTGACGACACGCTGCCCGTCCTGACCGGCGTGCGCATCGAGATCGAGGGCGACACCGTCACCCTCGCCTCCACCGACCGCTACCGCTTCGCGGTCCGCGAGTTCCTGTGGAAGCCGGAGGACCCCGAGGCCTCCGCCGTCGCGCTGGTGCCCGCCAAGACCCTGCTGGACACCGCCAAGGCCCTCACCAGCGGTGACACGGTCACCCTGGCGCTCTCCGGCTCGGGCGCGGGCGAAGGGCTCATCGGGTTCGAGGGCGCGGGACGGCGTACGACCACCCGACTGCTCGAAGGCGACCTGCCGAAGTACCGGACGCTCTTCCCGACGGAGTTCAACTCGGTCGCCGTGATCGAGACCGCCCCGTTCGTCGAGGCCGTCAAGCGCGTCGCCCTGGTGGCCGAGCGCAACACCCCCGTCCGGCTGAGCTTCGAGCAGGGCGTCCTGATCCTGGAAGCGGGATCCAGCGACGACGCACAGGCTGTGGAAAGGGTCGACGCCGTGCTGGAGGGCGACGACATCTCGATCGCCTTCAACCCGACCTTCCTGCTCGACGGCCTGAGCGCCATCGACTCCCCGGTCGCCCAGCTCTCCTTCACGACCTCCACCAAGCCGGCGCTGCTCAGCGGCCGCCCGGCCGTGGACGCCGAGGCGGACGACGCGTACAAGTACCTGATCATGCCGGTCCGCCTCTCCGGCTGA
- the dnaA gene encoding chromosomal replication initiator protein DnaA: MADVPADLAAVWPRVLEQLLGEGQQGIEPKDKQWIERCQPLALVADTALLAVPNEWGKRVLEGRLAPLISETLSHECGRPIRIAITVDDSAGEPSGPPAPPMHQSPQQSHRYQGPQHDEGRHGDTYESYGSRPADDGMPSARPAYPDYQQQRPEPGAWPRTQEDLSWQQPRLGGFQDREPSAEQWREPYGGGRAPQHDYRAQPPERQGYEPQHTERPRPERHELPEPQHRPGGGTGRPGGAPGPMGAQPAPAPGPGEPHARLNPKYLFDTFVIGASNRFAHAAAVAVAEAPAKAYNPLFVYGESGLGKTHLLHAIGHYARSLYPGTRVRYVSSEEFTNEFINSIRDGKGDTFRKRYRDVDILLVDDIQFLASKESTQEEFFHTFNTLHNANKQIVLSSDRPPKQLVTLEDRLRNRFEWGLTTDVQPPELETRIAILRKKAVQEQLNAPPEVLEFIASRISRNIRELEGALIRVTAFASLNRQPVDLGLTEIVLKDLIPGGEDTAPEITASAIMAATADYFGLTVEDLCGSSRSRVLVTARQIAMYLCRELTDLSLPKIGAQFGGRDHTTVMHADRKIRALMAERRSIYNQVTELTNRIKNG, translated from the coding sequence GTGGCTGACGTACCTGCCGATCTTGCCGCAGTGTGGCCACGAGTGCTGGAGCAACTCCTCGGGGAGGGGCAGCAGGGCATCGAGCCGAAGGACAAGCAGTGGATCGAGCGCTGCCAGCCGCTCGCCCTGGTCGCCGACACCGCGCTGCTGGCCGTCCCCAACGAGTGGGGCAAGCGAGTCCTCGAAGGCCGCCTCGCCCCCCTCATCAGCGAGACGCTGAGCCACGAGTGCGGGCGCCCCATCCGGATCGCGATCACGGTCGACGACTCCGCCGGTGAGCCGTCGGGCCCGCCGGCGCCGCCGATGCACCAGTCGCCCCAGCAGTCCCACCGCTACCAGGGCCCGCAGCACGACGAGGGCCGGCACGGCGACACGTACGAGAGCTACGGGAGCCGGCCCGCGGACGACGGCATGCCGAGCGCGCGCCCCGCCTACCCGGACTACCAGCAGCAGCGACCGGAGCCCGGTGCCTGGCCGCGCACCCAGGAGGACCTGTCCTGGCAGCAGCCCCGGCTCGGCGGATTCCAGGACCGCGAGCCGTCGGCCGAGCAGTGGCGCGAGCCGTACGGCGGCGGCCGCGCCCCGCAGCACGACTACCGTGCGCAGCCGCCCGAGCGCCAGGGGTACGAGCCCCAGCACACCGAGCGCCCCCGCCCCGAGCGTCACGAACTGCCGGAGCCGCAGCACCGTCCCGGCGGCGGCACCGGCCGCCCCGGCGGAGCCCCGGGCCCGATGGGCGCACAGCCCGCCCCGGCCCCCGGCCCCGGCGAGCCGCACGCGCGGCTGAACCCGAAGTACCTCTTCGACACCTTCGTCATCGGGGCGTCGAACCGCTTCGCGCACGCCGCGGCCGTAGCGGTGGCCGAAGCACCCGCGAAGGCGTACAACCCCCTGTTCGTCTACGGGGAGTCGGGACTCGGCAAGACCCATCTGCTGCACGCCATCGGGCACTACGCGCGGAGCCTCTACCCGGGCACCCGGGTGCGGTACGTGAGCTCCGAGGAGTTCACCAACGAGTTCATCAACTCGATCCGTGACGGCAAGGGCGACACCTTCCGCAAGCGGTACCGCGATGTCGACATCCTGCTCGTCGACGACATCCAGTTCCTGGCGAGCAAGGAGTCGACGCAGGAGGAGTTCTTCCACACCTTCAATACGCTCCACAACGCCAACAAGCAGATCGTGCTCTCCTCCGACCGGCCGCCGAAGCAGCTGGTCACTCTGGAGGACCGGCTGCGGAATCGTTTCGAGTGGGGACTGACCACCGACGTACAGCCCCCCGAGCTCGAGACGCGGATCGCGATCCTCCGCAAGAAGGCCGTGCAGGAACAGCTCAACGCCCCGCCGGAGGTTCTGGAGTTCATCGCCTCCCGTATCTCACGCAACATCCGTGAGCTGGAGGGCGCTCTCATCCGGGTGACGGCCTTCGCCAGCCTCAACCGCCAGCCCGTGGACCTGGGGCTGACGGAGATCGTGCTGAAGGATCTGATCCCGGGCGGCGAGGACACGGCTCCCGAGATCACGGCGTCGGCCATCATGGCGGCGACCGCGGACTACTTCGGGCTGACGGTGGAGGACCTCTGCGGATCGTCCCGCAGCCGCGTCCTGGTGACGGCCCGGCAGATCGCCATGTACCTCTGCCGCGAGCTGACCGATCTCTCCCTGCCGAAGATCGGGGCGCAGTTCGGCGGCCGTGACCACACGACGGTGATGCACGCGGACCGCAAGATCCGGGCGCTGATGGCGGAGCGGCGCTCCATCTACAACCAGGTCACCGAGCTCACCAACCGCATCAAGAACGGCTGA
- the rpmH gene encoding 50S ribosomal protein L34, which yields MSKRTFQPNNRRRAKTHGFRLRMRTRAGRAILASRRSKGRASLSA from the coding sequence GTGAGCAAGCGCACCTTCCAGCCGAACAACCGTCGTCGCGCGAAGACCCACGGCTTCCGGCTGCGGATGCGCACCCGTGCCGGCCGCGCGATTCTCGCGTCCCGCCGCAGCAAGGGTCGCGCCAGCCTGTCCGCCTGA
- the rnpA gene encoding ribonuclease P protein component encodes MLPSENRLRRREDFATAVRRGRRAGRPLLVVHLRSGATDPHVTGENVPPPRAGFVVSKAVGGAVVRTAVKRRLRHLVRERLALLPPGSLVVVRALPGSGDADHEQLARDLDAALQRLLGGGVR; translated from the coding sequence GTGCTGCCTTCCGAGAATCGGCTGAGGCGGCGCGAGGACTTCGCGACCGCGGTACGACGAGGGCGACGGGCCGGTCGCCCGCTCCTCGTCGTCCATCTACGCAGCGGTGCAACCGACCCGCACGTGACTGGGGAGAACGTTCCCCCGCCGCGTGCGGGTTTCGTTGTCAGCAAAGCCGTGGGTGGTGCGGTCGTCCGCACAGCGGTGAAGCGCAGGCTTCGCCACCTGGTCCGAGAACGGCTTGCCCTGCTGCCCCCCGGTAGCCTGGTTGTCGTACGCGCGTTGCCCGGATCGGGCGACGCCGACCATGAACAGCTGGCCCGAGACCTGGACGCCGCACTTCAGCGGCTGCTGGGAGGGGGCGTGCGATGA
- the yidD gene encoding membrane protein insertion efficiency factor YidD, translated as MKYPLLALIKLYQWTISPLLGPVCRYYPSCSHYGYTAIDRHGAIKGTALTAWRILRCNPWSPGGVDYVPPRKRPRWHELLRSAIRGSKGGDSAADVPPGGSATDLPSSAAETSPNAQGA; from the coding sequence ATGAAGTACCCGCTGCTGGCTCTCATCAAGCTGTACCAGTGGACGATCAGCCCACTTCTCGGGCCTGTCTGCCGTTACTACCCGTCGTGTTCCCACTATGGATATACGGCGATCGACCGGCACGGAGCGATCAAGGGAACGGCGCTGACAGCCTGGCGCATCCTGCGATGCAATCCGTGGTCACCCGGCGGCGTGGACTACGTACCACCACGCAAACGTCCGCGTTGGCACGAACTGCTGCGCAGCGCCATACGCGGCAGCAAGGGCGGGGACTCCGCCGCTGACGTGCCTCCCGGGGGTTCGGCCACCGACCTCCCGAGTTCGGCCGCAGAGACTTCGCCCAATGCTCAAGGAGCCTGA
- the yidC gene encoding membrane protein insertase YidC, with amino-acid sequence MDTIASLFSFITWPVSWVIVQFHKLYGAIFGPDTGWAWGLSIVSLVVLIRICLIPLFVKQIKSTRNMQLLQPKMKAIQERYKSDKQRQSEEMMKLYKETGTNPLSSCLPILAQSPFFFALYHVLSAIASNKKIGVIDQSLLDSARQAHIFGAPLAAKFMDSADKVEALGASLTDVRVVTAVMIVMMSASQFFTQRQLMTKNVDLTVKTPYMQQQKMLMYIFPLIFAVMGINFPVGVLVYWLTTNVWTMGQQMYVINQNPTPGSKAQEQYLGRLLKSVTAHGEVRGRTRRNTVKRIVAKGPDRNDIERKFVVSLAKLGLAPQEDGTVAKSDTAVAEAEGGAQQRRQQPKRTSKAQRQTGAVHQGGAKEGDSGEPESKTSLRKSAAQDDKSKPAGKTASGSSRQAKSGQRKGPQRPKHPSKK; translated from the coding sequence GTGGACACGATTGCCAGTCTGTTCAGCTTCATTACCTGGCCCGTCTCCTGGGTCATCGTCCAGTTCCACAAGTTGTACGGGGCGATCTTCGGCCCGGACACGGGATGGGCCTGGGGCCTTTCCATCGTGTCCCTCGTGGTGCTGATCCGCATCTGCCTGATCCCGCTGTTCGTCAAGCAGATCAAGTCGACGCGGAACATGCAGCTGCTCCAGCCGAAGATGAAGGCGATCCAGGAGCGCTACAAGAGCGACAAGCAGCGTCAGTCCGAAGAGATGATGAAGCTGTACAAGGAGACGGGTACCAACCCGCTCTCCTCGTGCCTTCCCATCCTGGCGCAGTCGCCGTTCTTCTTCGCGCTGTACCACGTACTCTCCGCGATCGCCTCGAACAAGAAGATCGGCGTCATCGACCAGTCGCTGCTGGACAGCGCCCGTCAGGCCCACATCTTCGGTGCTCCGCTGGCCGCCAAGTTCATGGACAGTGCGGACAAGGTCGAGGCGCTCGGTGCCTCGCTGACCGATGTGCGGGTCGTCACCGCCGTCATGATCGTGATGATGTCGGCCTCGCAGTTCTTCACGCAGCGCCAGCTGATGACGAAGAACGTCGACCTCACGGTCAAGACGCCGTACATGCAGCAGCAGAAGATGCTGATGTACATCTTCCCGCTGATCTTCGCCGTCATGGGCATCAACTTCCCCGTCGGTGTCCTCGTCTACTGGCTGACCACCAACGTCTGGACCATGGGTCAGCAGATGTACGTGATCAACCAGAACCCGACGCCGGGCAGCAAGGCGCAGGAGCAGTACCTCGGACGGCTCCTCAAGAGCGTCACCGCGCACGGCGAGGTCCGCGGCCGGACCCGTCGCAACACCGTCAAGCGGATCGTGGCCAAGGGCCCGGACCGCAACGACATCGAGCGGAAGTTCGTCGTCAGCCTGGCCAAGCTCGGGCTCGCTCCGCAGGAGGACGGCACGGTCGCCAAGAGCGACACCGCCGTGGCCGAGGCGGAGGGAGGCGCCCAGCAGCGCCGCCAGCAGCCCAAGCGGACGTCCAAGGCGCAGCGCCAGACCGGTGCGGTCCACCAGGGCGGAGCCAAGGAGGGTGACTCCGGCGAGCCGGAGTCCAAGACCTCTCTTCGGAAGAGTGCCGCGCAGGACGACAAGTCGAAGCCGGCGGGCAAGACCGCGTCCGGCTCCTCACGCCAAGCCAAGTCCGGACAGCGCAAGGGTCCGCAGCGGCCCAAGCACCCGTCCAAGAAGTAA
- a CDS encoding single-stranded DNA-binding protein, translated as MTEGTTSTAAEGSDTLTRLEQEGEIAADYLEGLLDIADLDGDIDMDVEADRAAVSIISESARDLQKLVGRDGEVLEALQELTRLAVHRETGDRSRLMLDIAGFRAKKRTELAELGAKAADEVKSTGEPVKLDPMTPFERKVVHDAVAAAGLRSESEGEEPQRFVVVLPA; from the coding sequence GTGACGGAAGGCACCACCTCCACGGCCGCTGAGGGCAGCGACACCTTGACCCGCCTTGAGCAGGAAGGGGAGATCGCAGCGGACTACCTCGAGGGCCTGCTCGACATCGCCGACCTCGACGGCGACATCGACATGGACGTCGAGGCGGACCGGGCCGCGGTCTCGATCATCAGCGAATCGGCGCGCGACCTGCAGAAGCTCGTGGGGCGCGACGGCGAGGTTCTGGAGGCACTCCAGGAGCTGACGCGGCTGGCCGTGCACCGGGAGACCGGTGACCGGAGCCGTCTGATGCTGGACATCGCCGGCTTCCGGGCCAAGAAGCGCACAGAGCTCGCCGAGCTGGGTGCCAAGGCGGCGGACGAGGTCAAGAGCACCGGTGAGCCGGTGAAGCTGGACCCGATGACGCCGTTCGAGCGCAAGGTCGTGCACGACGCGGTCGCCGCCGCGGGTCTGCGCAGCGAGTCGGAGGGCGAGGAGCCGCAGCGCTTCGTCGTCGTCCTGCCGGCCTGA
- the rsmG gene encoding 16S rRNA (guanine(527)-N(7))-methyltransferase RsmG — protein sequence MTEEVALPQAPDEAREVFGECFPEAVRYAELLADAGVTRGLIGPREVPRLWERHLLNCAVLSEVVPEGVTVCDVGSGAGLPGIPLALVRPDLKITLLEPLLRRTNFLQEVVEMLGLDHVTVVRGRAEEVLGSLQPVHVVTARAVAPLDRLAGWGVPLLRPYGEMLALKGDTAEEEINGARAALSKLGVVDTEVLQVGEGVVDPLSTVVRVVVGESPGGVRFAAKRAKAARTSRTRRRR from the coding sequence GTGACGGAGGAAGTAGCGCTTCCCCAGGCGCCCGACGAGGCCCGGGAAGTGTTCGGTGAGTGCTTTCCCGAGGCTGTCCGGTACGCGGAACTGCTGGCAGATGCGGGGGTCACGCGCGGGCTGATCGGTCCACGTGAGGTTCCGCGCCTGTGGGAGAGGCATCTGCTGAACTGTGCGGTGCTCTCCGAGGTCGTCCCCGAGGGGGTCACGGTCTGCGACGTGGGCTCGGGCGCCGGGCTCCCGGGAATCCCTCTGGCGCTGGTGCGCCCGGACCTGAAGATCACCCTGTTGGAACCGCTGCTGCGCCGGACGAACTTCCTTCAGGAGGTCGTCGAGATGCTGGGGCTCGATCACGTGACGGTCGTCCGCGGCCGGGCCGAGGAAGTTCTCGGCTCGCTGCAGCCCGTGCATGTAGTGACCGCACGGGCGGTGGCCCCGCTGGACCGGCTGGCCGGCTGGGGCGTACCTCTGCTGCGGCCGTACGGCGAGATGCTCGCGCTCAAGGGCGACACCGCCGAGGAAGAGATCAACGGTGCCCGCGCGGCTCTCAGCAAGCTCGGTGTGGTGGACACCGAGGTGTTGCAGGTCGGCGAGGGCGTGGTCGACCCGTTGTCCACGGTGGTGCGCGTGGTGGTCGGTGAGAGCCCCGGGGGTGTGAGGTTCGCCGCAAAGCGGGCCAAGGCCGCGCGGACCAGCCGGACGCGCCGCCGCCGCTGA
- a CDS encoding ParA family protein, with the protein MTDPVPGPRTESAGDGVSRETPPPMDDTPIGRAAQLAVEALGRAGEGLPRPEQTRVMVVANQKGGVGKTTSTVNLAASLALHGARVLVVDLDPQGNASTALGIDHHAEVPSIYDVLVESKPLSDVVQPVPDVEGLFCAPATIDLAGAEIELVSLVARESRLQRAIQAYEQPLDYILIDCPPSLGLLTVNALVAGAEVLIPIQCEYYALEGLGQLLRNVELVRGHLNPDLHVSTILLTMYDGRTRLASQVAEEVRSHFGKEVLRTSIPRSVRISEAPSYGQTVLTYDPGSSGSLSYLEAAREIALRGVGVHYEGQHAHTGGSISQQSNSEGIQ; encoded by the coding sequence ATGACCGATCCGGTCCCCGGCCCCCGAACCGAATCGGCGGGGGACGGTGTTTCACGTGAAACACCGCCGCCGATGGACGACACACCCATCGGTCGTGCGGCCCAGCTTGCGGTTGAGGCCCTCGGCCGAGCCGGCGAGGGGCTGCCACGCCCCGAGCAGACCCGCGTCATGGTCGTGGCCAACCAGAAGGGCGGCGTGGGCAAGACCACGTCGACGGTCAACCTCGCCGCTTCGCTGGCACTCCACGGTGCACGGGTCCTGGTGGTTGACCTTGACCCGCAGGGCAACGCCTCCACGGCTCTGGGCATCGATCACCACGCCGAAGTTCCCTCGATCTATGACGTCCTGGTGGAGAGCAAGCCTCTCTCCGACGTGGTTCAGCCCGTCCCGGACGTCGAAGGCCTCTTCTGCGCCCCGGCCACCATCGATCTCGCCGGTGCGGAGATTGAACTGGTGTCGCTGGTGGCGCGGGAGAGTCGACTCCAGCGCGCCATCCAGGCGTATGAGCAGCCGCTGGATTACATCCTGATCGACTGCCCGCCCTCGCTGGGCCTGCTGACGGTCAACGCACTGGTGGCCGGCGCCGAGGTGCTGATCCCCATTCAGTGCGAGTACTACGCGCTGGAAGGGCTGGGGCAGCTCCTGCGGAACGTCGAACTGGTGCGGGGCCATCTGAACCCCGATCTCCATGTGTCCACGATCCTGCTCACCATGTACGACGGCCGGACCAGGCTGGCGTCGCAGGTGGCGGAGGAGGTCCGCAGCCACTTCGGCAAGGAGGTGCTGAGGACCAGCATTCCCCGGTCGGTCCGCATCTCCGAGGCACCGAGCTACGGGCAGACCGTGCTCACGTACGACCCCGGTTCCAGCGGATCCCTGTCCTACCTCGAAGCGGCCCGGGAGATCGCGCTGCGAGGCGTCGGGGTGCACTACGAGGGACAGCACGCCCACACGGGCGGATCGATCAGTCAGCAGAGCAATTCGGAGGGGATCCAGTGA